One Erythrobacter aureus DNA segment encodes these proteins:
- a CDS encoding FixH family protein, whose translation MMRREFTGKHMALIMVVGFGIVIAVNFYMASRAIAGFGGVVVENSYVASQKFNGWLEQARESERLGYSASLARDAEGRLVVTTEKVPQSALLSADLRRPLGKPEDMELQFEQAGQNRYVSTRALPAGRWIVRLTIDGGGARWIDETEIR comes from the coding sequence ATGATGCGGCGTGAATTCACCGGCAAGCACATGGCCTTGATCATGGTCGTGGGCTTCGGGATCGTGATCGCGGTCAATTTCTACATGGCCTCGCGCGCCATTGCGGGCTTTGGCGGTGTCGTGGTCGAAAACTCCTATGTCGCGAGCCAGAAGTTCAACGGCTGGCTGGAGCAGGCGCGCGAGAGCGAACGGCTGGGCTATTCCGCTTCCCTCGCGCGCGATGCCGAGGGGCGGCTGGTCGTGACCACGGAAAAGGTCCCCCAATCCGCCCTGCTCTCCGCCGATCTCCGGCGTCCCCTAGGCAAGCCCGAGGACATGGAACTGCAATTCGAGCAGGCCGGGCAGAACCGCTACGTCTCCACTCGCGCACTTCCCGCCGGACGCTGGATCGTGAGGCTGACCATCGATGGCGGCGGCGCCCGCTGGATCGACGAAACCGAGATCCGATGA
- the ccoP gene encoding cytochrome-c oxidase, cbb3-type subunit III has product MANKRIDEPTGTETVGHEWDGIEELNTPLPRWWLWTFYLTIIFAIGYVIAYPAWPMIDRATVGMLNWSSRGELAKDMSAADQARATVREQLARIPIERLPEESGLMQQAVAGGAAAFRVNCVQCHGSGAAGSQELGYPNLNDDDWLWGGDLKAIEYTLVHGIRQAGDDETRMSVMPPFEGAFDTAQLDALVDHVLSLSGKAETNATGARIYADNCAACHGPAGGGDRAQGAPTLNDAIWLRGSSREAIKRQILQPRMGMMPKWEGRLDPVTIKMLAAYVHSLGGGEDFVEVAENPEAEVDEQP; this is encoded by the coding sequence ATGGCGAATAAGCGCATCGACGAACCGACCGGTACCGAAACAGTCGGCCACGAATGGGACGGTATCGAGGAACTCAACACGCCGCTTCCGCGATGGTGGCTGTGGACCTTCTACCTGACGATCATTTTCGCGATCGGCTACGTGATCGCCTATCCGGCCTGGCCGATGATCGACCGGGCGACCGTGGGCATGCTCAACTGGTCCAGCCGGGGAGAGCTGGCGAAGGACATGTCCGCCGCCGATCAGGCGCGGGCGACCGTCCGCGAGCAACTTGCCCGCATACCGATCGAACGCCTGCCCGAAGAAAGCGGCCTGATGCAGCAGGCGGTGGCCGGCGGAGCAGCCGCGTTCCGGGTGAACTGCGTCCAGTGCCACGGCTCCGGCGCCGCCGGCAGCCAGGAACTGGGCTATCCCAACCTCAATGACGATGACTGGCTGTGGGGCGGCGATCTGAAGGCGATCGAATACACGCTCGTCCACGGCATTCGCCAGGCGGGAGACGATGAAACCCGCATGAGCGTGATGCCGCCGTTCGAAGGTGCTTTCGACACCGCGCAGCTCGACGCGCTCGTCGACCATGTGCTCTCGCTGAGCGGCAAGGCGGAAACCAACGCCACGGGCGCCCGGATCTATGCCGACAATTGCGCGGCCTGCCATGGCCCCGCAGGCGGCGGCGACCGTGCACAGGGTGCGCCGACGCTCAACGACGCCATCTGGCTGCGCGGAAGCAGCCGCGAGGCGATCAAGCGCCAAATTCTGCAGCCCCGGATGGGCATGATGCCCAAATGGGAAGGCAGGCTCGATCCGGTGACCATCAAGATGCTGGCCGCCTATGTCCATTCGCTCGGGGGAGGCGAAGACTTCGTGGAGGTCGCGGAGAACCCCGAGGCAGAGGTCGATGAACAACCCTGA
- a CDS encoding cbb3-type cytochrome c oxidase subunit 3, whose amino-acid sequence MSFYETLRHFADSYALIAMLVLFVGLCAWPFRPGAGKRNHHAATMIFKGQDDGE is encoded by the coding sequence ATGAGCTTCTATGAAACCCTGCGCCATTTTGCCGACAGCTACGCATTGATAGCCATGCTGGTTCTGTTTGTCGGGCTGTGTGCCTGGCCATTTCGGCCCGGCGCCGGAAAGCGCAACCACCACGCCGCGACGATGATTTTCAAGGGACAAGACGATGGCGAATAA
- the ccoN gene encoding cytochrome-c oxidase, cbb3-type subunit I, with the protein MHAEAALGRIGLWFIIMLAAIASAVAAADAGFAAHATIIAIVAFAMIWMSASRFDPMGKAQGFFKMPDGPSRYDDDVIRWGVIATMFWGLAGLLAGVFIAAQLAFPQLNFEPYLNFGRVRPLHTSAVIFAFGGNALLATSFYVVQRTCRTQLAFPGLARFVFWGYQLFIVLAATGYLLGITQSREYAEPEWYVDLWLTIVWVAYFIVFVGTLAKRKEPHIYVANWFYLAFIVTIAMLHIVNNLAMPVSLLGAKSYSAFAGVQDALTQWWYGHNAVGFFLTAGFLAMMYYFVPKQAERPVYSYRLSIIHFWSLIFLYIWAGPHHLHYTALPDWAQTLGMVFSVMLWMPSWGGMINGLMTLNGAWDKVRTDPIIRMMVMALAFYGMSTFEGPMLSIKSVNSLSHYTDWTIGHVHSGALGWNGMITFACVYFLVPRLWKRGRMYSLRMINWHFWLATLGIVFYASSMWVAGIMQGLMWREYGPDGYLVWSFADSVAAMFPMYVMRMAGGLMYLSGAIIMSYNIWMTLAGKQREEAPLRDAAYDPQADRPIVQPRPEAVPAE; encoded by the coding sequence ATGCACGCTGAAGCCGCACTGGGCCGGATTGGCCTATGGTTCATAATCATGCTTGCGGCCATCGCGTCGGCGGTAGCGGCCGCTGACGCCGGTTTTGCCGCGCATGCCACGATAATCGCCATCGTCGCCTTTGCGATGATCTGGATGAGCGCGTCGCGCTTCGATCCGATGGGCAAGGCGCAGGGCTTCTTCAAGATGCCCGATGGCCCGTCCCGCTATGACGACGACGTGATTCGCTGGGGCGTGATCGCGACCATGTTCTGGGGTCTCGCCGGGCTGCTCGCCGGTGTTTTCATCGCCGCGCAGCTTGCTTTCCCGCAGCTCAATTTCGAACCCTATCTCAATTTCGGTCGCGTCCGTCCGTTACACACCAGCGCGGTGATCTTCGCCTTCGGCGGCAATGCGCTGCTGGCGACCAGTTTCTACGTCGTCCAGCGCACCTGCCGCACGCAGCTCGCCTTTCCGGGTCTCGCGCGCTTCGTGTTCTGGGGGTATCAGCTGTTCATCGTGCTGGCCGCCACCGGCTATCTGCTCGGCATCACCCAGTCCCGCGAATATGCCGAACCCGAATGGTATGTCGATCTGTGGCTGACGATCGTCTGGGTGGCCTATTTCATCGTTTTCGTCGGTACGCTTGCGAAGCGCAAGGAACCGCACATCTACGTGGCCAACTGGTTCTACCTCGCCTTCATCGTGACGATCGCCATGCTCCACATCGTCAACAATCTGGCGATGCCGGTGAGCCTGCTGGGCGCCAAGAGCTATTCGGCCTTCGCCGGTGTCCAGGACGCGCTGACCCAGTGGTGGTACGGCCATAACGCGGTCGGTTTCTTCCTGACCGCGGGCTTCCTGGCGATGATGTATTACTTCGTCCCCAAGCAGGCCGAACGCCCGGTTTACAGCTATCGCCTGTCGATCATCCACTTCTGGTCGCTGATCTTCCTCTACATCTGGGCAGGCCCGCACCACCTCCACTACACCGCGCTGCCCGACTGGGCGCAGACGCTGGGCATGGTCTTCTCGGTCATGCTGTGGATGCCGAGCTGGGGCGGTATGATCAACGGCCTGATGACCCTGAACGGGGCATGGGACAAGGTCCGCACCGACCCGATCATTCGCATGATGGTGATGGCGCTGGCCTTCTACGGCATGAGCACCTTCGAAGGGCCGATGCTGTCGATCAAGAGCGTCAACAGCTTGTCGCACTATACCGACTGGACCATCGGCCACGTCCACTCCGGCGCCCTGGGCTGGAACGGCATGATTACCTTCGCCTGCGTCTACTTCCTGGTCCCGCGTCTGTGGAAGCGTGGGCGGATGTATTCGCTGCGCATGATCAACTGGCACTTCTGGCTCGCGACGCTCGGCATCGTTTTCTATGCCTCCAGCATGTGGGTCGCCGGCATCATGCAGGGCCTCATGTGGCGCGAATACGGGCCTGACGGCTACCTTGTTTGGTCGTTCGCCGACAGTGTCGCCGCCATGTTCCCGATGTATGTGATGCGCATGGCCGGCGGACTGATGTATCTCAGCGGCGCGATCATCATGAGCTACAATATCTGGATGACCCTCGCCGGGAAGCAGCGGGAAGAAGCACCGCTCCGCGATGCAGCCTACGACCCGCAGGCCGACCGCCCCATCGTCCAGCCCCGCCCCGAAGCCGTTCCGGCCGAATAG
- a CDS encoding OmpW/AlkL family protein, translated as MKKLLAAALAGVAMIAAPAQAQDNDGKVQVKVLGTYVAPDGEITDLRTDIVGLPAGTQTEANDNFVPTLAIEYFVSPNISIETICCVTQHDVDAVSGLPGAELVSDAKLIPATFTAKYHFDVGGAKPYLGAGATYFWWIDVEPGAATIPLGVTETTLSDEFGFVLQAGIDVPINDSGLGFTLDAKRYFVDTTARWYAGNTLAIETEHKLDPWVLSAGFAYRF; from the coding sequence ATGAAGAAGCTGCTTGCAGCCGCTCTCGCCGGTGTAGCGATGATTGCCGCCCCCGCTCAGGCGCAGGACAATGACGGCAAGGTCCAGGTCAAGGTGCTGGGCACCTATGTGGCACCCGATGGCGAGATCACCGATCTGCGCACGGATATCGTCGGCCTCCCGGCAGGAACGCAAACCGAGGCAAACGACAACTTCGTGCCCACGCTGGCCATCGAATATTTCGTCAGCCCGAACATCTCGATCGAGACGATCTGCTGTGTCACCCAGCACGATGTCGATGCCGTGTCCGGCCTTCCCGGTGCCGAACTGGTTTCCGATGCCAAGCTGATCCCGGCGACTTTCACCGCGAAGTATCACTTCGACGTAGGCGGCGCGAAGCCTTATCTCGGTGCGGGCGCGACCTACTTCTGGTGGATCGATGTCGAGCCGGGTGCGGCAACTATCCCGCTGGGTGTCACCGAAACCACTCTGTCGGATGAATTCGGCTTCGTTCTCCAGGCGGGTATCGACGTGCCGATCAACGATAGCGGCCTCGGCTTCACCCTCGATGCGAAGCGCTATTTCGTCGACACCACGGCCCGCTGGTATGCCGGCAATACGCTGGCCATCGAGACCGAACACAAGCTCGATCCCTGGGTCCTGAGCGCAGGCTTCGCCTACCGCTTCTGA
- a CDS encoding helix-turn-helix domain-containing protein produces the protein MTSFPEAFESFALKILSPDLSDAAHLRFQALARQVALEKDRSLDFDGNSSQLIFVGQGATKLVAHASEARDQIVAFHFGGEVFSVPEQDNYSYSVCALRDCSLLTFPADDFLDLAASEAGILRHLLDNTTGSLRRCREKTIALGRKTAAERVAVFLLAMSERIGMEQDGTVLLELPMSRRDIAESLGLTIETVSRQLSLLREAGVIETTGRSGIVLREMEMLKARAGYLRDAA, from the coding sequence ATGACGAGTTTCCCCGAAGCCTTCGAAAGCTTTGCCTTGAAGATCCTGTCGCCGGACCTGTCCGACGCGGCGCATCTCCGTTTTCAGGCGCTGGCCCGGCAGGTCGCGCTGGAAAAGGACCGCTCGCTCGATTTTGACGGAAATTCCTCGCAACTCATATTTGTCGGCCAGGGGGCAACCAAGCTGGTTGCCCACGCTTCCGAGGCGCGCGACCAGATCGTCGCCTTTCATTTCGGTGGCGAGGTGTTTTCGGTGCCCGAACAGGACAATTATTCCTATTCGGTATGCGCCTTGCGCGATTGCAGCCTCCTGACCTTCCCGGCGGACGACTTTCTCGATCTCGCGGCAAGCGAAGCGGGGATTTTGCGCCACCTGCTCGACAATACGACCGGCTCCTTGCGGCGTTGCCGCGAAAAGACGATCGCCCTCGGCCGCAAGACTGCCGCGGAACGAGTCGCGGTTTTCCTTCTGGCGATGAGCGAGCGAATCGGCATGGAACAGGACGGAACGGTCCTTCTCGAATTGCCGATGTCGCGCCGCGATATCGCGGAAAGTCTCGGCCTGACGATCGAAACGGTGAGCCGCCAGCTCAGCCTGCTGCGCGAGGCAGGCGTGATCGAGACAACGGGGCGATCGGGTATCGTTCTGCGCGAGATGGAAATGCTGAAGGCGCGCGCCGGCTATCTGCGTGATGCAGCATGA
- the ccoO gene encoding cytochrome-c oxidase, cbb3-type subunit II — MSDPVVEETVKGHKRLERNITLLAVATFITVSIGGLVQITPLFYLENTIEEVEGVRPYTPLEQAGRDIYIREGCYTCHSQMVRPFRDEVERYGHYSLAAESMYDHPFQWGSKRTGPDLARVGGRYSDEWHVQHLENPQSVVPESVMPQYGFLKETDLEIGDPTATLTALRRVGVPYGDDDIEQAEADMLAQADPNADPGDLAERYPKALIRDFDGDPDRLTEMDALIAYLQMLGTLVDFDSAAPLEELAEEKGR; from the coding sequence ATGTCAGACCCCGTCGTCGAAGAAACCGTCAAGGGCCACAAACGGCTCGAACGCAACATCACCCTGCTGGCCGTGGCGACGTTCATTACCGTCTCCATCGGCGGCCTCGTCCAGATCACGCCGCTGTTCTATCTCGAGAACACGATCGAGGAAGTGGAGGGCGTGCGCCCCTATACCCCGCTCGAACAGGCCGGGCGCGACATCTATATCCGTGAAGGTTGCTATACCTGTCACAGCCAGATGGTCCGTCCGTTCCGCGACGAGGTGGAACGCTACGGCCATTACAGCCTCGCGGCGGAAAGCATGTACGACCACCCGTTCCAGTGGGGTTCCAAGCGTACCGGGCCTGATCTTGCACGCGTGGGTGGCCGCTATTCGGACGAATGGCACGTTCAGCATCTCGAAAACCCGCAAAGCGTCGTGCCCGAAAGCGTGATGCCGCAATATGGCTTCCTCAAGGAAACCGATCTCGAGATCGGCGATCCGACCGCCACGCTGACCGCGCTGCGCCGTGTCGGTGTGCCCTATGGCGACGACGATATCGAACAGGCCGAGGCCGACATGCTGGCGCAGGCCGATCCCAATGCCGATCCGGGCGATCTGGCCGAGCGCTATCCCAAGGCGCTGATTCGCGATTTCGACGGCGATCCCGATCGCCTGACCGAAATGGACGCGCTGATCGCCTATCTTCAGATGCTCGGCACGCTGGTCGATTTCGATAGCGCTGCGCCCCTGGAAGAATTGGCCGAGGAGAAGGGTCGATGA
- the ccoG gene encoding cytochrome c oxidase accessory protein CcoG: MNNPDERKPGDDRDWSVVVEDGVAKTNEPVSSAVAEPEAATRRHEPHEPARAHLPEKLYEKRAVVHNKRIDGPFRRFKWLVMVVTLAIYYITPWIRWDRGPYAPDQAVLVDLANRRFYMFGIEIWPHEFYFVAGLLIMAGIGLFLITSAVGRAWCGYACPQTVWTDLFQHIDRLFDGDRNARHRLDKAPWTFGKILRRASKWTVYLFIGLITGGAWILYFADAPTLLRDFFAGEAAPVAYGTVAVLTLTTVTLGGFMREQVCIYMCPWPRIQTAMMDEQSLLVTYKDWRGEPRGSIKKAQKNPGAFGDCIDCQQCVQVCPTGIDIREGPQIGCITCALCIDACDRVMKDIGRPRGLIDYATLEDCEREAAGGEPKSPWRTLFRPRTLVYSMIWGGIGGAMLFALGVRSHTDLTVAPDRNPPFMLLSDGSVRNAYTLKLRNMESRPRDMEIAIEGLPGAVMWTENVNRTEAAPTQTVAVPADLVRQVRAYVAVPAGTPSQEFSFRVTSLDEQRESDVVQTRFDAPESE, from the coding sequence ATGAACAACCCTGACGAACGCAAACCCGGCGACGACCGCGACTGGTCGGTCGTCGTCGAGGACGGGGTCGCCAAGACCAACGAACCGGTTTCCAGCGCGGTCGCCGAACCCGAAGCGGCGACCCGTCGCCACGAGCCGCACGAACCTGCCCGCGCGCATCTGCCCGAAAAACTCTACGAAAAGCGCGCGGTCGTTCACAACAAGCGCATCGACGGGCCGTTTCGCCGCTTCAAATGGCTGGTGATGGTCGTCACTCTGGCGATCTATTACATCACGCCATGGATTCGCTGGGACCGTGGTCCCTATGCGCCCGACCAGGCGGTGCTGGTCGATCTCGCCAATCGCCGCTTCTACATGTTCGGCATCGAGATCTGGCCGCACGAATTCTATTTCGTCGCCGGCCTGCTCATCATGGCCGGGATCGGCCTGTTCCTGATCACCAGCGCGGTAGGCCGCGCGTGGTGCGGGTATGCCTGCCCGCAAACCGTCTGGACCGATCTGTTCCAGCATATCGACCGTTTGTTCGACGGCGATCGCAATGCCCGACACCGCCTGGACAAGGCCCCGTGGACATTCGGCAAGATCCTGCGCCGGGCGTCGAAATGGACGGTCTATCTCTTCATCGGCCTGATTACCGGCGGCGCCTGGATCCTCTATTTCGCCGACGCGCCGACGCTGCTGCGCGATTTCTTCGCGGGCGAGGCGGCACCCGTGGCCTATGGCACCGTCGCCGTCCTGACCCTGACCACGGTCACGCTGGGCGGCTTCATGCGCGAGCAGGTTTGTATCTACATGTGCCCCTGGCCGCGCATCCAGACCGCCATGATGGACGAACAGTCGCTGCTCGTTACCTACAAGGACTGGCGCGGGGAGCCGCGCGGCAGCATCAAGAAGGCGCAGAAGAACCCCGGCGCGTTCGGCGACTGCATCGACTGCCAGCAATGCGTCCAGGTCTGCCCGACCGGGATCGATATTCGCGAAGGGCCGCAGATCGGCTGTATCACCTGCGCCCTATGTATCGATGCCTGCGACCGGGTGATGAAGGATATCGGCCGCCCGCGTGGCCTGATCGACTATGCGACGCTGGAAGATTGCGAACGCGAAGCCGCCGGTGGCGAGCCCAAATCGCCCTGGCGCACTTTGTTCCGCCCGCGCACCCTTGTCTATTCCATGATCTGGGGCGGCATTGGCGGTGCGATGCTGTTCGCGCTCGGCGTTCGCAGCCATACCGATCTTACCGTAGCACCCGACCGAAATCCGCCCTTCATGCTGCTGAGCGACGGATCGGTACGCAATGCCTACACGCTCAAGCTGCGCAATATGGAAAGCCGCCCGCGCGACATGGAGATCGCCATCGAGGGACTGCCCGGAGCGGTCATGTGGACGGAAAACGTCAATCGCACAGAGGCCGCGCCGACGCAGACCGTAGCCGTCCCGGCGGACCTCGTTCGTCAGGTGCGCGCTTACGTTGCCGTTCCCGCCGGTACCCCCTCGCAAGAGTTCTCTTTCCGTGTAACCTCGCTTGACGAACAACGGGAAAGCGATGTCGTGCAGACCCGTTTCGATGCGCCGGAGAGCGAATGA